DNA sequence from the Deinococcus humi genome:
GAGGCCGTGACTGCCCTGCCCCGCCGTGAGGACGCCGCGCCCCCTGTGCCAGAGGTCAGCACACCTGCGGCCAGTGCCCCGGCCAGGGAACAGACCGCGCCAGAAACCCCTGCCACGGCGCGGTCCACCGCCCAGACGCCTGCTGCCCAGACGCCAGCGGAAGCTGCGCCCGGAGCGATAGCACGGAGCGACAGCACGGAGCCGGTGGCCGCCATTCCGGCCCGTCCACAGGTCAGCGCTCCGCCCCAGGCCAGCGCCCCCGCCGCCCCCGTCACGGCCCGCGAAACGCCCCTCCCGGTGGCCCCACGCGCCGAGGCGGGACGGGCCGGAGCCGCGACGAATACCCCAGCCACCGATCTGTCCGCCCCGGTGGCTGCGCGCCCCAGCCGCACGCCCATTCCGGCAGCGCCCGCCACACCCGCCGGGACGGAGCGTACGACCCCGGCAGCCAGTTCACAGGGCAGCGCTCCCGTCGCTGCCACGCCCGCCCGCACCCCGGTCCCGGCGGCCCCCGCGCCGGTAGCCGGCAGTGGGGCAGCAGCCAGCGGCCAGAGCAGCACCCCCGTCACCCCCCGGCCTAGCGAGGCAGCGGGTACGGGAACAGGCAGCGCCACCGCGCCCGGCAGTGCTGTCGAAGCGCCCTCGCGGGGAACGTCAGACAGCGGCGGGGCCACGCCCGGCGCACCCGCCGCACCCCGCGAATCGGCAGGAGGCACAGGCAGCGGGACCGGGGGCAGCCCCGAGACTGGCACGCCCGTCAGCGGACGCGGCGGCGATGCCGGCCAGCCCGGCTCCGGTCAGGACGGCAGCAGCCAGGGCGGAAGTGGCACGGCCCCGGCAGCCTCACGTCCGGGTGCAGCTGGCGGAGGCACCACTGGCAGCAGCGGTGGTGGCGCGAGCGATGACGGCGGCGTCACAGCCCGTGCTGGCGGTGGCGGCGGCGGGACCGGAGGCAGCGAGGACCGCCTGCTGAACTGCACGGTGGTGGTGGACGTGCGCGGGTTCGCCAGTTTCCAGCGCGCCCAGTCCAGCTTCGTGTTCGATCAGGCGGGCAAGCAGGTCTGGCCGGACGCCGCGCTGATCCAGGGAGTGAGCAGCCAGCTGGTTCAGGAAGGCAACCTGCAGACCTATATCACCAGCGAAGCTCAAATCGGAGATTTCAAGAACGTCACGCGCGTCAAGGCTCAGGCTGTTCAGCCCACCAAATTTGCCCCAACCAGCAACTACATCACGGACGCCGTGCTGTCCGCCGCCGCCGCCGCCCAGTTCCGCTCGGCGGGTCAGGCGTGCCGAGTGGTGTACCTCAAGAGTTGAGGGCTGGCGCCGGCAGGCTCCGCCCAGTGTCCCTGCATCAGTTCCACGTCAACCACAAGTCTCTAAATGGAGTGCAGTATGCGTAAACCCACCCACCTGATGGCCCTGCTCATTTCGTTGCCCCTGCTGTCCGGCCCGGCGCTGGCCTGGGTGCCTCAACTGGAAGAAACTGTCGCCAAGAACGTGATTGACGGCGCGTATGGGCGCCGCGCTCCGGTCCCGACATTTCTGACGGTGGACCTGGGGGTCAAGGACGGTCAGTTCGTGGCCGGGCCGAATGCTGTCACCGCCTACATGGGTGGCCCCACCTGTGTGGACGGCTGGCTGGCCGCCCCCACCGACTATGCGGCAGGCAGTCGCCCCGCCGCCGTGACCGTCAGCGGGCAGGCCGATCAGTTGTTCTTCCAGGCCCAGGACGCCCGCGACTCCTTCAAGAATCTGAGCCTCAAAGAGGCGCTGGGCACGGAGTACACCAGCAAACGGCTGCCCAACGGCGAATTGCGGGTGGACGTGGCTGTGCGCGGCCTGCCCACCGAACAGGCCCGCAGCGCCTATCTGGTGAGATTGAAGGGCAAGGACGGCGCACTGGTGCCGCCGGTGCGGTCCACCTACGTCAATGACTGGAAGCCGATGGGGGCCCAGGCTGCAGCTCCTGCGACGGCAACAACAGCTTCAACCACCACGACGGCCCCTGCAACAGCCACCCCGACCACCGGGCCGTACCAGGGCACCCTGGTCTATTACTTCGAACCCCTCAAGGCCGGATTGGGCGCCGGGGACAAGATGAACCTGCTGATCAAGACCGAGGCCGACACCGACTGCGCTTACAGCGTGGCGGTGGACCTGAGCAAGTTCCAGTAAGCGCAACCGAATCTTCTTAATGCCTCCTCCCCGTCGGGTGGAGGTTTTCTTCTGGGACGCCCGCCACTTTGCACAAACCCCTAAAATCCCGGGTGTGCCCTCCTTTCCCCTTCTGGCCGTGGACATCGGCAACACCAGCACTGTGCTGGGCCTCGCGGATGAAACGCAGAGTCTGACCCACACCTGGCGCGTGCGGACCAACCGCGAGTCGCTGCCCGACGATCTGGCCCTGCAACTGCACGGTCTGTTCTCCGTGGCCGGGGCCCAGGTGCCGCGTTCGGCGATCCTCAGCAGCGTGGCCCCCCCGGTGGGCGAGAATTACGCGCTAGCGCTGCGACGGCATTACGGTGTGGAGGCGTTCAGCGTCTCGGCCCTGACGCTGCCCGACGTGTCCGTAGAATTGGACACGCCCGACGCCGTGGGCGCAGACCGCCTGTGCAACCTCTTTGGCGCGGAAAAGTACCTGGGGCGCCAGGATTACGCCGTGGTGGTGGATTTCGGCACCAGCACCAACTTCGACGTGATCGGGCGCGGACGGCGTTTCATCGGCGGCATTCTGGCCACTGGAGCGCAGGTCAGCGCCGACGCCCTGTTCGCCCGCGCCGCCAAGCTGCCGCGCATCACGCTGGAGGCCCCGTCCAGCGCCATCGGCAAGAACACCGTCCATGCCCTGCAATCCGGTCTGGTGTACGGCTACGCCGAGATGGTGGACGGCCTGCTGCGCCGCATCCGCGCCGAACTCCCGGCTCCTGCCGTCGCCATCGCCACCGGGGGGTTTGCCCGCACCGTCGAGGGCATCTGCCGCGAGATCGACTATTACGACGAGACCCTCACCCTGCGGGGACTGGTGGAGGTGTGGGCGAGCCGGTAAGGGGCCTGTGGGGGCAGTGAGGGCCACAGGCCACTCCACACCCCCATTCCGCATTACCCTGTCCGCCATGACCACTATTCCAGACCGCATCATCAGCCTGCTGCCCAGCGCCACGGATCTGCTGTTCGATCTGGGACTGGGCGCACGGGTGGCCGGGGTCAGCCACTCGTGTGACCATCCGGGAGTGGCAGGGCTGCCGATTCTGACGCGCTCTATCGTCGATTCGGGCGCCTCCCAGGCCGAGATCGACCGCGCCGTGAGCGAGGCGGTTCGTGCGGGCCAGGCCCTGTACACCGTGGACGGCGAATTGCTGGACGCCATCGATCCAGGCTTAGTGGTCACCCAGGGCGTCTGTGAGGTCTGCGCGGTCACACCGGGAACGATCGAGGCGGCGGTGCGTTTCCTGCCCGGCTGTCTGCCTGCCGCACAGGTCCTGAGTCTGGAAGGCCGCAGCTTCGCCGGGATTCTGGACGATCTCCGGGTGCTGGCCGCAGCGGCGGGTGTAGCAGAGCTGGGCGAGCAGCTGGCCGACGCCGCACAAGCACGGTGGGACGCCATCAAGCCCGTCCAGACTGCGCCCCGCGTACTGACGCTGGAATGGGTGGACCCGCCCTTCTACGGCGGTCACTGGGTCCCCGAACAGGTCATCCGGGCAGGCGGCGTGAACGTGCTGGGCGCGGCAGGGATCGACAGCGGGCGCACGGACTGGGCCGCGATCACTGTCCTTGATCCGGACGTGATCGTGGTGATGTGTTGCGGCTTCGGGCTGACACAGAACGCCGCCTTCGCCCGCGACCTGCTGCAACGCACCGATTTACGGGCGGTGTGCAGCGGTCAGGTGTGGGCGGGGGACGCCAATGCCTCCTTCTCCCGTCCGGCCCTGGGGGTGGTGCGCGGCGCGGAGGTGCTGGCCGAACTGCTGCGCGGCCACGAGTGTGCGGGGGAAAGCGTGCGGCTGAGCCTGTAGGCCGCGGCGGGCGGGGGACGCGCTGAAGATCAGCGCGTCCCCCGCCCCATTGCCTGCTTCCCCACCCCGCGCTAGACCCCCAGCGCCAGAATGACCTTATGGATCGCCCAGCCCAGCGCGATGCACGTCGGAATGGTGAACACCCAGGCGCTGACGATCTTTCCAGCCACCTGCCACTTGACCTTCTTGAAGCCCTTGGTGGTGCCCACACCCATGATTGCGGTGCTGATGGTGTGCGTGGTGCTGACCGGGATGCCCAGGCGGCTGGCAGTCTCGATGATCAGCGCGGCGCTGGTCTCGGCCACGAAGCCGTCCACGGGTTTCAGGTCCACCACCTTGAATCCCATCGTCTTGATGATGCGCCAGCCCCCGATAGCGGTGCCCAGGCCCATCGCCGTGGCTGCCGACAGGATTACCCACAGCGGCACGGTGTCGATCTGCGTGCCAAAGTAAGCGCTGAGAGCGAAGGTGATGATGCCCATCGTCTTCTGCGCGTCGTTGCCGCCGTGCGAGAAGGCCATAAAGGCGGCGCTGAAGATCTGCGCCCAGCGAAAGGTGCGTGTAACGGTGCGCGGCCTCATCCAGCGCAACACCAGCCAGGAGAGCAGGAACATCAACAGGATGGGAATCACAAAGCCCAGCGCCGGACTCGTGATCAGGCCGGTCAGGGTTTTCTGAACCCCTTTGGGAATGATGATGCCCCAACCCCCAGCGGCCACGCCCGCACCCACCAGGCTGAAAATCAGGGCGTGGCTGGAGCTGCTCGGCAGGCCCTTCCACCACGTGAACAGGTTCCAGCCGATGGCGCTGATCAGCGCCGCGCCCACCAGCTCCAGCGTGGCGAACTCCTGCGGCACGATGTCCGAGCTGACGGTCTTGGCCACTGCCGTGCCGGTCAGCGCGCCCACCACGTTCAGCACGGCGGACATGGCGATGGCCTGGGCAGGTGTCAGGACCCGCGTGGCCACCGACGTGGCGATGGCGTTGGCGGTGTCGTGAAAACCGTTGATGAAGTCGAAAATCAGCGCCAGCGCGACGATGACCAGCAGGCCAATAAATGCGGGTTCCATGGCCCGTGACCTAAGCGTTCTTCAGGAGAATGCTCTCCACAGTCTTGGCAACACGCTGCGCCTGATCGCTGGCGTTCTCAATCAAGTCCACGATCTCACCGCTGCGCATGGCGAGGATCATGCCCGGTACGTCGGTGACGCCATCATACAGGGTGCGCTGCACCTCGTCACTGATGGTGTCGCCCTCGTCCTCCAGCGCCCGAATCTGCTCGGCAATCTTGGCCAGCTGGCCCACCTTGCCCGCGTCCTCGATCAGCGGCATCCCCTGGGCCAGCAGCGCGCACTGCGCCTCCACCACCCGCGCCAGCGCGGCCATCTGCGGCAGGGGCTGCTGGATGCGGTACAGGCTGAGCTTGCGGGCAGCGTCCTCCATATCGTCGACCAGATCG
Encoded proteins:
- a CDS encoding type III pantothenate kinase — its product is MPSFPLLAVDIGNTSTVLGLADETQSLTHTWRVRTNRESLPDDLALQLHGLFSVAGAQVPRSAILSSVAPPVGENYALALRRHYGVEAFSVSALTLPDVSVELDTPDAVGADRLCNLFGAEKYLGRQDYAVVVDFGTSTNFDVIGRGRRFIGGILATGAQVSADALFARAAKLPRITLEAPSSAIGKNTVHALQSGLVYGYAEMVDGLLRRIRAELPAPAVAIATGGFARTVEGICREIDYYDETLTLRGLVEVWASR
- a CDS encoding cobalamin-binding protein, whose protein sequence is MTTIPDRIISLLPSATDLLFDLGLGARVAGVSHSCDHPGVAGLPILTRSIVDSGASQAEIDRAVSEAVRAGQALYTVDGELLDAIDPGLVVTQGVCEVCAVTPGTIEAAVRFLPGCLPAAQVLSLEGRSFAGILDDLRVLAAAAGVAELGEQLADAAQARWDAIKPVQTAPRVLTLEWVDPPFYGGHWVPEQVIRAGGVNVLGAAGIDSGRTDWAAITVLDPDVIVVMCCGFGLTQNAAFARDLLQRTDLRAVCSGQVWAGDANASFSRPALGVVRGAEVLAELLRGHECAGESVRLSL
- a CDS encoding inorganic phosphate transporter, translated to MEPAFIGLLVIVALALIFDFINGFHDTANAIATSVATRVLTPAQAIAMSAVLNVVGALTGTAVAKTVSSDIVPQEFATLELVGAALISAIGWNLFTWWKGLPSSSSHALIFSLVGAGVAAGGWGIIIPKGVQKTLTGLITSPALGFVIPILLMFLLSWLVLRWMRPRTVTRTFRWAQIFSAAFMAFSHGGNDAQKTMGIITFALSAYFGTQIDTVPLWVILSAATAMGLGTAIGGWRIIKTMGFKVVDLKPVDGFVAETSAALIIETASRLGIPVSTTHTISTAIMGVGTTKGFKKVKWQVAGKIVSAWVFTIPTCIALGWAIHKVILALGV
- a CDS encoding DUF47 domain-containing protein, with translation MVLSKFMPSNPRFSARFAEAARNAHATAQALVDLLENYTEVEAKVQRVRDLEHVGDRLSREVTNLLAESFIVPFDREDIIALNDELDDLVDDMEDAARKLSLYRIQQPLPQMAALARVVEAQCALLAQGMPLIEDAGKVGQLAKIAEQIRALEDEGDTISDEVQRTLYDGVTDVPGMILAMRSGEIVDLIENASDQAQRVAKTVESILLKNA